A region of Armatimonadota bacterium DNA encodes the following proteins:
- a CDS encoding magnesium transporter CorA family protein, protein MTQLRIYKTGEGFHEETGIGKLAEYAEGEGSVVWVALQDATPEELTALETVLHLHPMTMEDLDHNEDRPRLRQYDNILSLVFFAVRGLDGADADVDFQPVNVFAGRRFIVSLVTGEMPELDEAYGRWKNNAERLPSDAGAPMYCVLDTLVDGYFPVIDRLADQVDDVEDQVIASHSATALPAIFALKKSMLRFRRVASAGRDAVNSLVVRDEVFGRDNLIFLQDVYDHIVRITDSVDTYRDLLSNAMETYLSVTSNLLAENSNKLNVTMQTLTSWSIIIGSGAVITGVYGMNVEGIPFRHGQHGFVSVMLVMFGVAIALAGLFRRKGWI, encoded by the coding sequence ATGACGCAACTGCGCATCTACAAGACCGGCGAAGGTTTCCACGAGGAAACCGGCATCGGGAAACTCGCTGAGTATGCCGAGGGGGAGGGTTCTGTCGTCTGGGTCGCCCTCCAGGACGCAACCCCGGAGGAACTGACCGCACTGGAAACGGTCCTGCACCTTCATCCGATGACGATGGAGGATCTGGACCACAACGAAGACAGGCCCCGGCTGCGCCAGTACGACAACATCCTCTCGCTGGTCTTTTTCGCGGTGCGCGGCCTCGATGGCGCCGACGCCGATGTCGATTTTCAGCCGGTGAACGTGTTTGCCGGCCGGCGGTTCATCGTGAGCCTCGTTACAGGGGAGATGCCGGAACTCGACGAGGCATACGGTCGCTGGAAGAACAATGCCGAGCGCCTCCCATCGGACGCCGGCGCCCCCATGTACTGCGTTCTCGATACACTGGTGGATGGGTATTTCCCGGTGATCGATCGCCTCGCGGATCAGGTGGATGACGTCGAGGATCAGGTCATCGCCTCTCACTCCGCAACCGCGCTTCCCGCCATCTTTGCGCTCAAGAAGAGCATGCTTCGATTCCGGAGGGTTGCTTCCGCGGGCCGCGACGCGGTGAACAGCCTGGTCGTCCGCGACGAGGTGTTCGGCCGCGACAATCTCATATTCCTGCAGGACGTTTATGATCACATCGTCCGCATCACGGACAGCGTGGACACGTATCGCGACCTGCTGAGCAACGCGATGGAGACCTATCTCTCGGTGACAAGCAACCTCCTAGCCGAAAACTCCAACAAATTGAACGTTACGATGCAGACGCTCACCTCCTGGAGCATCATCATCGGATCCGGCGCCGTGATTACGGGCGTTTACGGCATGAACGTGGAGGGAATCCCGTTTCGGCACGGCCAGCACGGCTTTGTCAGTGTGATGCTGGTGATGTTCGGGGTGGCCATAGCCCTGGCCGGGTTGTTCCGCCGCAAGGGCTGGATATAG
- a CDS encoding DUF5696 domain-containing protein translates to MMRLTPATWLLLCCVAALPPVPCWSSPHPVVPDAASLNLDEVGYYDVGYRYRGQRDKFMPEGWSGPFEERTGVACMPAGIQNGRAAWLLHCPWRGGTGCAFQDFTLKLPAARRIRLTGATALRADAIGKSDGVVFRIYLNGRKVLDEPRTESVWKPFSIELTAFAGRTVNVRFETDPGPRDDASFDFSLWADRTLKIDGMRNHPAPRAAPVALNLRSMSARPSAGVAPLAGAAGTHSVAKSGDAVTLQYVAGRERLIYVWRPPATADAPPFGDISLRARLAGRSESSIPLARGASLVWAGDAKPMGPTHLRVSGDRAVMTRPYGVGSYTVTLTVVGRLVRKSLVLEVSTDKPGVAAMDSGAWGPVALRRSVTTPYYSGRVYYLPREDLFVNAFLDWTDSNASAHDGNRARYDSLTDGTRAPLRERAVYTAAWNLPEAFPNVPNPPSPYRAEMGERMVLDIWGGRYLDIARSFQSLADCGIRSCYAIIHNWQRSGYDNALPNHVPAAVDKGGDADMKTLVETGKRLGYRVALHENYVDYYPNYDSYNVDDIALDSGGAKQKAWFNEGTGIQSLAVKPAAILRLAATQSPEIRRRYGSNACYLDVHSAVPPWFHVDDRAGEPGAGEFDSVWKVHAGLWDWERKNYGGPVTGEGANHWFWSGLLDGVEAQFGAGWDGGQGMTAPLAVDFDLLRIHPLQMNHGMGYYERWWTKPAWAGSPPMVALDQYRMQELAYGHSAFLGGATWNNVPVAWLESNLVVPVASRYAEATVVDIRYLIGGKWLDSSGAARAGVWDRVRVRYANGLTITANNAARPLMVDGVVLPQYGWVASGAGVKAYTAERGGAVVDYCETATSVFANARNAQDWSLSGVKRIQPTVGSFRQTGPRTFAATYRWRVGERLQQDSMCFVHFSAMDAGQDSRESVAFQGDHPLERPTSTWLTGADVLDGPYTVRIPDGVKDGDYVWSIGLYEPQGGRVSLDGVDDGRGRIILGQIHVRDNGSAISLSPQSRGEAGSGAVYLKHVNTRGKVVNFGTVATDGSVLLRREGAEWVLRTWPRDRKFQVSLDSRRFGSPASVRSSHGVIRVSKHGARWSLPLDGSSEYRWSAQAAGT, encoded by the coding sequence ATGATGCGATTGACGCCTGCCACGTGGCTCCTGCTCTGTTGTGTTGCGGCTTTGCCCCCGGTACCCTGTTGGTCGTCGCCTCATCCGGTCGTACCGGACGCCGCGTCCCTGAACCTCGACGAAGTGGGTTACTACGACGTAGGATACAGGTACCGCGGGCAGCGGGACAAATTCATGCCTGAGGGCTGGTCCGGCCCATTTGAAGAGCGGACGGGTGTCGCATGCATGCCGGCGGGCATTCAGAACGGCCGTGCCGCGTGGCTCCTCCATTGCCCATGGCGCGGCGGCACGGGATGCGCGTTCCAGGATTTCACGTTGAAGCTGCCCGCCGCGCGGCGCATCCGTCTGACGGGAGCGACGGCTTTGCGGGCCGACGCCATTGGAAAATCCGATGGAGTGGTGTTCCGTATCTACCTGAATGGCCGCAAAGTACTGGACGAGCCCCGGACCGAGAGCGTCTGGAAGCCGTTCTCAATCGAACTCACGGCCTTCGCCGGACGAACGGTCAACGTGCGTTTTGAAACCGATCCCGGGCCGCGGGACGACGCGAGTTTTGACTTCTCTCTGTGGGCGGACCGAACGTTGAAGATCGACGGCATGCGGAACCATCCCGCCCCGCGCGCCGCGCCCGTGGCGTTGAACCTGCGATCGATGTCGGCGCGCCCCTCGGCCGGAGTTGCGCCCCTGGCAGGTGCCGCGGGAACCCACAGCGTGGCAAAGAGCGGCGATGCGGTCACGCTGCAATACGTCGCCGGTCGGGAACGCCTCATATACGTGTGGCGCCCCCCGGCGACGGCGGATGCCCCGCCGTTTGGCGACATCTCGCTGCGTGCACGATTGGCAGGCCGCTCTGAGTCGTCAATACCCCTCGCGCGAGGGGCCTCGTTGGTCTGGGCTGGAGACGCCAAGCCCATGGGGCCGACGCATCTGCGCGTGTCCGGGGATAGGGCCGTCATGACGCGGCCATACGGTGTGGGCTCGTACACAGTGACGCTGACCGTTGTCGGACGCCTTGTGCGCAAGAGCCTTGTGCTGGAGGTGTCAACGGACAAGCCGGGTGTTGCGGCGATGGATAGCGGTGCGTGGGGGCCGGTTGCGTTGCGGCGCTCGGTCACCACACCGTATTATTCCGGCAGAGTCTACTATCTTCCCCGCGAAGACCTGTTCGTGAACGCGTTCCTCGATTGGACGGATTCCAACGCGTCCGCTCACGACGGAAACCGCGCGAGATATGATTCCCTCACCGACGGCACGCGCGCGCCGCTCCGGGAGCGCGCCGTTTACACGGCGGCGTGGAACCTCCCGGAGGCGTTCCCGAACGTGCCCAATCCCCCGTCTCCCTATCGTGCGGAAATGGGAGAGAGAATGGTGCTCGATATCTGGGGAGGCCGTTACCTCGATATCGCCCGGAGTTTCCAGAGCCTGGCCGACTGCGGCATTCGAAGCTGCTACGCCATCATCCACAACTGGCAGCGCAGCGGATACGACAACGCGCTGCCCAATCACGTGCCGGCCGCCGTGGACAAAGGTGGCGACGCCGATATGAAAACGCTGGTCGAAACCGGGAAGCGGCTCGGCTATCGCGTCGCGCTCCACGAGAACTACGTCGACTACTACCCGAACTACGATTCGTACAACGTGGACGACATCGCCTTGGATTCCGGCGGAGCTAAGCAGAAGGCCTGGTTCAACGAGGGAACCGGCATCCAGTCGCTGGCGGTCAAGCCGGCGGCTATCCTGCGTCTGGCCGCAACGCAGTCTCCCGAGATCCGCCGACGCTACGGCTCCAATGCCTGCTACCTCGACGTGCACTCCGCGGTGCCGCCCTGGTTCCACGTGGACGACCGCGCCGGGGAGCCTGGCGCGGGAGAGTTCGATTCCGTCTGGAAGGTTCACGCCGGCCTCTGGGATTGGGAACGGAAGAACTACGGCGGGCCGGTGACAGGCGAAGGCGCAAACCACTGGTTCTGGAGCGGCCTCCTCGACGGCGTCGAGGCGCAGTTCGGGGCCGGCTGGGACGGCGGCCAGGGCATGACGGCCCCTTTGGCCGTGGATTTCGATCTCCTCCGCATCCATCCCCTCCAGATGAACCACGGAATGGGATATTACGAACGTTGGTGGACGAAGCCTGCGTGGGCCGGAAGTCCGCCGATGGTGGCCCTGGACCAGTACCGAATGCAGGAACTCGCGTACGGGCACTCCGCCTTCCTGGGCGGCGCGACGTGGAATAACGTCCCTGTCGCCTGGCTCGAAAGCAATCTGGTCGTTCCGGTGGCGAGCCGCTATGCGGAGGCGACGGTTGTGGATATTCGCTACCTCATCGGCGGAAAGTGGCTCGATTCCAGCGGAGCGGCCAGGGCCGGGGTGTGGGACCGCGTCCGTGTGCGATACGCCAATGGCCTGACCATCACCGCGAACAACGCTGCGCGGCCGCTTATGGTGGACGGGGTCGTTCTGCCTCAGTACGGCTGGGTCGCGTCTGGCGCCGGCGTTAAGGCTTACACGGCCGAGCGTGGCGGCGCCGTCGTGGATTACTGCGAAACGGCAACGTCAGTTTTCGCCAACGCACGCAACGCGCAGGACTGGTCGCTCTCCGGTGTGAAGCGTATTCAGCCCACGGTCGGCTCGTTCCGGCAGACCGGGCCGCGGACTTTCGCCGCAACGTACCGCTGGCGCGTTGGGGAACGTCTCCAACAGGACTCTATGTGCTTTGTCCATTTCAGCGCGATGGATGCCGGCCAAGATAGCCGGGAATCCGTAGCATTTCAGGGCGACCATCCGCTGGAACGGCCTACCTCGACCTGGCTCACGGGCGCCGACGTCCTGGACGGACCGTACACGGTCAGAATCCCCGATGGTGTAAAGGATGGCGACTATGTCTGGTCCATCGGTCTTTACGAACCCCAGGGCGGCAGGGTAAGCCTGGACGGTGTGGACGATGGGCGCGGGCGAATCATTCTGGGGCAGATCCACGTTCGCGACAATGGATCGGCCATATCGCTTTCGCCGCAAAGTCGCGGTGAAGCGGGCAGTGGCGCAGTCTACCTGAAGCACGTGAACACACGGGGCAAGGTGGTGAATTTCGGCACGGTGGCCACGGATGGCAGCGTGCTTCTGCGGCGCGAGGGGGCGGAATGGGTCCTACGAACGTGGCCGCGGGACCGGAAATTCCAGGTTAGCCTGGATAGTCGGAGGTTTGGATCGCCCGCCTCGGTCCGGTCCTCTCACGGCGTCATCCGGGTGAGCAAACACGGCGCGCGCTGGTCGCTGCCCCTGGACGGATCGTCCGAGTATCGTTGGAGCGCTCAGGCGGCCGGGACGTAA